In Acidobacteriota bacterium, the genomic stretch CGTTCCTCCCCGACTTCTCACCAACGCCGACCTTGAAAAAATGGTCGAGACCAACGACCAGTGGATCCAGGAGCGCACCGGAATTCGCCAGCGTCATCTGGTGGACAAAGGAGTCGCTACTTCAGATATCGCCTGCGAAGCTGCGCAGATAGCGCTTAGAAATGCGGGAGTTGCTCCATCCGAAGTCGAAGCAATTATCGTTGGTACGGTCACGCCAGACATGCTGTTTCCTTCCACGGCTTGCCTCGTTCAATACAAACTGGGAGCGCCGGGCGCTTGGGGGTTCGATCTCTCCGCCGCATGTTCTGGATTTGTTTACGCGCTGCAGTGCGGAGCGCAATTGATTCAAACTGGATCACACAAGAAGGTGTTGGTGATCGGCGCCGATGTGATGTCTGCGATTATCGATTACACCGACCGCGCTACCTGCGTGATCTTCGGCGACGGAGCTGGCGCAGTGCTCCTCGAGCCCGCAAGCGATCGGGAAGATTTTGGACTGATCGACTTCATGCACGAAGTCGATGGATCCGGTGTTTGCTCCTTAAACATGCCCGGCGGCGGCAGCTTGCACCCAGCAACGCATGAAACCGTAGATAAGAAGATGCATTTCGTGCATCAGGATGGTGGTGCAGTCTTCAAATACGCCGTCCGCAAGATGGCGGAATTCTCGGAAAAAATTCTTACTCGAAATGGATTCACGGGGACCGACGTAGTCGCCTTTATTCCTCACCAGGCAAATAAACGAATCATTACGGCGACGGCTGAACGGCTGGGCTTGGCATCAGATCGCGTCATCATCAATATCGGTGAGTATGGAAATACCACCGCCGGAACTATTCCTCTGGCCATGCAAAGCGCTCTGGATGAAGGCAAGCTGAAAAAAGGTGATCTTGTGCTGCTCGCGTCGGTTGGAGCCGGATTCACGGTGGGAGCCACGCTTTTGCGTTGGGCTTACTAGCCGGCCGCCGCTGTTTACGCTGCCTTCTTCTCTGCCGAATGCAGCATCGGCAATCCTTTTTGCTTCCGGCGCCACAGGTAAGCTGCCGTTGCGAGTCCCCCAAGTACGGCTAGAACGATCAGTGTCCAAATGATCGGCCGCGAATACAGCTGCATCGCCCGAACAATCGACTGCCCATATTTCCGTCCTAGCCACGCCACAACGCCGTAACGAACAAGCCTTCCGCCGGCGTATGCCCCGAGAAATTTCGTTTTGGGAACTTTCATCACTCCAGCGGCCAGCAGAAATGGTGAGAGCGGAAACGGTGGTGGTAGGAAGGCTGGAACGGCTACAGCCCCAACTCCATACTTCTCACTCCAGCGATATACATTCTTCACTTTCCTTTCGGGAATGCGCTTCGCAAGTCCCTCTTTTCCGCCTTTCACTCCGATGCCATAAGTGATGTAAGCACCGAGCGAGGAGCCGATCGTCGCTGCCAGAACATAGATCCACCAGTTATGTGGGGAAGATCCGACGAGGAGAATGAGCAGGAGATCAAGGCTTCCAGGAGTGGGCACAACCGATGCATCCGCCAAACCGAGCAGGACTTCGCCGATTGGTCCTAGCGCGCGCAGTTTTGCCCACACTCCACCCGCGATAATCAGCCCGGAGAACACGCGCGTAACCTAGCTGGTTAGACGCGGTTTTCAGAAGTCGAGTTGCGGAATGTGAGTTCCGGAACCAGCTGCAGCTCAGGTGCGGAGGGAAGTACTCCGTAAGAAGCTGCAAGTTCGAAGAACAGTTTCATACCCGATATGCTTTCGGTATCGAGGTAATAATAGATGTTATCTCTTAGATAGCTGCTTACAGCATTTTGGGAAATCGAGAGCTTGGGTGACCACTGATCTGCGATTTCGGGGATATGCTTCAGCCCTTTGTCACGGGATTCGCGAAAGACTTCTCCCACTCGACTGAGTTCCTCCTCCGGCGCAGCATCTTCACGCACCGCCCAGAACGCAAAGACGAAAGGTTTTCCAGTCATGTTCCACCATTCTTCTGCCAGGTCCCAAGTTTGATATTGCGCCCGATCTACCTGCAGAGCAGGGTCTCCGATCAGCAATGCAGCGTCGTACTTCTGCAACATGGCATCCAGTCCTGGCTCCGCGGAAGCGAACGTGACATCCCGATTCTGCATTCGCAGAAGCACCTGAACCAGCGCTGCAGATGTGCGCGATGATGAGTCCAGAGCCACGCTCCGGATTTCGCTGAACCGTTGCCGGCTTATGAGAAGAATCGAACGGACTGCACCCTTGCTCGCAATAGCAGCATCCGGAAGAACACGCAAAGAGCGAATGGTCGTGTACGCAGCAACGGGAATAATTCCGATATCAGCAGAGCCTTCCTCAAGCAGCTGTGCGCAGCGTGAGGGAATCGTGTAATCAACCTGGAATTGTTTGCGCAGCTCGGCAGATCGCGAGCCCTGTTCGAAGTCCCACATCAGCGGAGCGGTGTTCAGATAACTGATGGCAGAGACTCGGAGTCGAGACATTCATGGAAATAGTAACAGGCAAAGAGGATCGGCTGATCGGGTGAAGTGAAAGGCGAAGTTGTGATTTCGTCATTGCGCGATTTAGTGAGTCCAAAAATCGCAGGAATCATTCGACTGCGAAATAACCGGACTTTAACTTCACCCAATCACCCGATGGCCCGATCACCCGATTCACTTTAGTTCCTTGACACTCTGACAGTCCTACCTGTATCGTCCGCGTCCAGTTTGCTCCGATGACTGATTCCGCAGCGGTTTCTCGTTCCATTCAGCCAGATGTCGCCACTCTGCAGTGGCTTGCGCTGACGCTTACGCCTGCGATGGGTCCCATTCGGGGACATCGGCTTGTTCAACAATTTGGTGGTGTAGAACGCGTATTTAGCGCCTCGCTCACGGAACTCGAGGCGGCGGGATTGCCCGCAGCCTCGGCGCAATCGATCGCGCTGGGGAAGTCCTTCTCGCAAGCCGAAGAAGAATTTATGAAGGCGCGCGATGTTGGTGCGGAGATTATTTCGTTTGAAGACGAGCATTATCCCGCCCGGCTGAAGCAGATCTACGACCCGCCTTTGGCACTCTATGTGCGTGGAAATGGTGAGCTGCTGGCTGAGCCGAGCATGGGAGTGGTCGGAACTCGTCATCCTACGCCGTATGGCATGGGCATGGCCGAACGGTTATCGAACGATCTTGCGTCCCGTGGGCTCGTGATCGTGAGCGGCATGGCGCGAGGTGTCGACACTCACGCTCATCGCGGAGCGCTCAACGGCAAAGGCAAAACGCTTGCGGTCTGGGGCACTGGAATCGACGTGCCGTATCCGCGCGACAACCGGCGAATTGCCGAGGCGATCATTGCTGCCGGAGGAGCACTGGTCACTGAGTTTTCGGTGGGGACGTTTGCAGCCCCGCAGAACTTCCCGATTCGGAACCGAATTATCAGCGGCCTATCGCTGGGAGTGCTGGTAGTCGAAGCTGGCGAGTACAGCGGAACGCGCATCACGGCTCGTTGTGCGCTGGAGCAGGGAAGGGAGATTTTCGCCGTCCCGGGCAATGTTACAAATCGAAACTCGTGGGGACCTAATACGCTGATAAAACAAGGGGCTAAGCTCACGGCAACGTGGGAGGATGTGTGGGAAGAGCTCCCCGTCGACATCAAGCTGCAACTCGAGGCAAATTGGCGGGTTGAATCCCCGAAGCCGGCTGAAGCATCTCTATTCGCGGATTCGCAGCTGTCGCCGCACGAAAAGCGCATTTTCGCGCTGCTGAAGCCCGACGAGGTTACCCAGCTCGACGTGATTATTGAAAAGCTGGAGGGAGAAATCTCCTCATCGGAAATCTTTTCAGCACTCTTTGAGCTGGAACTGGCAGGCAAAGTCAAACAGCTTCCAGGCAAGAATTACGTTAAGACGTTTTGACCAGTTGGCCGATATCTTTCGGCTTGTGATAGTTTCGCAACAGACTTTGCATTAAGGAAAGAACATTGTCCAAAGCTTTAGTCATCGTTGAGTCGCCGGGCAAGGCGAAAACGATCAATAAGTATCTCGGCAAGGATTACGAAGTCGAAGCCTCGCTCGGCCATGTTAAAGATCTGCCGAAGAGTCAGATCGGTGTCGATTTCGATAACGACTTCGAAACCGAGTACATCGTCATTCCCGGTAAAGAAAAGGTCTTAACGAATCTGAAAAAGAAGGCTAAGGGTGCGTCCGCCATTTACCTCGCGGCTGACCCGGACCGGGAAGGCGAAGCTATTGCTGCGCACTTATACGAGGAACTTGGAGAAGCAAAGCCCAAGAAGAAGCGCGGCGGTGGTATTCCCATTCATCGCGTGACCTTCAACGAAATCACTTCAAAGGCAGTGAAGGCCGCGTTTGATCATCCTCGAGAGATCGACTGGAATCTGGTTGACGCGCAGCAGACGCGTCGCGTTCTTGATCGCATTGTTGGCTATCAGATTTCTCCGCTGTTGTGGGACAAGGTTCGCCGTGGACTCTCAGCCGGTCGTGTGCAAACTGTCGCTCTGCGTTTGATTGTCGAACGCGAACGAGAGATCAAGGCGTTTGAGAAGAAGGAATACTGGACAATCGACGCGCATCTCTCGGCAGTGAAGCCGCCGGCTTTTGATGCGCGTTTTACAGGAATTGGCGGCGAGAAGACCGAAGTTCCGAATGGGGAAGTATCCGAGAAGATCACAAATGCGGTGCGCCAAGCGCAATGGAGCGTGCGTTCTGTCGAGAAGAAGGAACGCCGCCGCAGCGCGGCTGCACCATTCACGACGAGCAAGTTCCAGCAGGACGCCTCGCGCAAGCTGCGTTTCAGCGTGAAACGA encodes the following:
- a CDS encoding 3-oxoacyl-ACP synthase — translated: MRQLQRAKISALGTYVPPRLLTNADLEKMVETNDQWIQERTGIRQRHLVDKGVATSDIACEAAQIALRNAGVAPSEVEAIIVGTVTPDMLFPSTACLVQYKLGAPGAWGFDLSAACSGFVYALQCGAQLIQTGSHKKVLVIGADVMSAIIDYTDRATCVIFGDGAGAVLLEPASDREDFGLIDFMHEVDGSGVCSLNMPGGGSLHPATHETVDKKMHFVHQDGGAVFKYAVRKMAEFSEKILTRNGFTGTDVVAFIPHQANKRIITATAERLGLASDRVIINIGEYGNTTAGTIPLAMQSALDEGKLKKGDLVLLASVGAGFTVGATLLRWAY
- a CDS encoding membrane-associated protein, whose amino-acid sequence is MFSGLIIAGGVWAKLRALGPIGEVLLGLADASVVPTPGSLDLLLILLVGSSPHNWWIYVLAATIGSSLGAYITYGIGVKGGKEGLAKRIPERKVKNVYRWSEKYGVGAVAVPAFLPPPFPLSPFLLAAGVMKVPKTKFLGAYAGGRLVRYGVVAWLGRKYGQSIVRAMQLYSRPIIWTLIVLAVLGGLATAAYLWRRKQKGLPMLHSAEKKAA
- the dprA gene encoding DNA-protecting protein DprA codes for the protein MTDSAAVSRSIQPDVATLQWLALTLTPAMGPIRGHRLVQQFGGVERVFSASLTELEAAGLPAASAQSIALGKSFSQAEEEFMKARDVGAEIISFEDEHYPARLKQIYDPPLALYVRGNGELLAEPSMGVVGTRHPTPYGMGMAERLSNDLASRGLVIVSGMARGVDTHAHRGALNGKGKTLAVWGTGIDVPYPRDNRRIAEAIIAAGGALVTEFSVGTFAAPQNFPIRNRIISGLSLGVLVVEAGEYSGTRITARCALEQGREIFAVPGNVTNRNSWGPNTLIKQGAKLTATWEDVWEELPVDIKLQLEANWRVESPKPAEASLFADSQLSPHEKRIFALLKPDEVTQLDVIIEKLEGEISSSEIFSALFELELAGKVKQLPGKNYVKTF